A window from Corythoichthys intestinalis isolate RoL2023-P3 chromosome 10, ASM3026506v1, whole genome shotgun sequence encodes these proteins:
- the LOC130923456 gene encoding uncharacterized protein LOC130923456 produces MPHCSAIGCTNRTDGKHNPPDLSFHSFPTRDRGLLKKWLHNVGREMFTPTKASKLCSAHFLPDCFKVDVYEKYGLESKERQRRKRRLLEDDAVPTEFVHRSTQQVTLASPLSQMEKKERKRQINQRLRDMCHESTTIMTELVCPPESPKKIKVETLTGEVAELHNEEMAEQPKYLFVQPIGFVEIQCARQTSKLEEETGVPEENDYNQSVPEHHGGSPQRVKKDHAYATSKLIRSSGTLSGMFKKMKKAPGLETEPFNSSTIHFEDDLEAKEHRAEYLPSSSDTCTSGDRERHLHGADPYTSKNDPDSEEPEPHDLEENDEPAPHHIKQEEEPYSRLEVVQVAQHIQKEEEPELHHFNLEEEPQPPHKEDEAVPEPPRTGASHIKVEGHEAESTNFPLTVILKTEYDEDESAENQSDELGAGTFPANCTASADGATTRQPNMETRVATNSVETSINVAQPSRVNEVFKVHAVKKRLSPKLDNSVKSLLMTPFKKRTLTEKLQVKERGPHQPDIQMNQHFKDKGANCTHTFSKTWFANKAWLTGCSETNALFCFPCLLFQMPQSDPLWIKTGLTDLKHFDEEAKNHELTTIHVENALRLAMFGKASIACQLDESYRLGIRKNNEVVDKNRQMLSEIIDRIKFCDAFEFSLHNQNESKGFENPAVFRVLVDFAAALETDLHEHLQNIVFEGISKTLQNELLDCMSLVLREGIVEEIQSADYVSIQADQIMDISAQCHLALVFRYIDKSHDVHERLFELMPLRHATTDSIATMLLDQLSVVIPDHQKKKLICQAYDGSSVINDTVSSVPKKIEHLYENAHYIHSYAHQLNDIMQQVTSSDPQVTNFFSDLAHFSTFFSKSPKRIAKLDNAVAQRLPRVGKIEWNFQSQAVLTVFRHKEHLLQCFETIIESGEFDSNTVRDARGLVRILEDDTFSFFLRLFHLIMLHISILDNLLQEQPINSIFIKEIMQNFTDSIHAARDSLPSLGEEHRCSLPSLAKRHQTLGQGDHQMVATKVCNTILNLAKERFAFTTHLISATLLLADRYEHYCSNFPEMALNSTVEAYPLLNKNKLKMELGVIYGNDEFRNCKSVVALYQLFMRNGLQDTFSETVTLLKILITIPMMTTESDRCFSTLKKIKTFLQNAVSHNHLNALAVIAMERNFIKSIPDFNHRVIEKFSSHFERGTFTYKK; encoded by the exons ATGCCACATTGTTCAGCAATCGGCTGTACAAACAGGACAGATGGCAAACACAATCCACCAGACCTTTCCTTTCACTCTTTCCCGACAAGGGACAGGGGCTTATTGAAGAAATGGCTACACAATGTTGGAAGAGAGATGTTCACGCCTACAAAAGCCTCGAAACTCTGTTCGGCACATTTTCTGCCTGACTGTTTCAAGGTGGATGTGTATGAAAAATATGGCTTGGAAAGCAAAGAAAGACAGCGCAGAAAAAGACGCTTGTTGGAGGATGATGCCGTGCCAACAGAATTTGTCCATCGCTCAACACAACAGGTGACACTGGCTTCGCCTTTGTCTCAGAtggagaaaaaagaaagaaagcgaCAGATTAATCAG CGATTGAGAGATATGTGTCATGAATCTACAACAATAATGACTGAATTG GTATGTCCGCCTGAAAGCCCCAAAAAGATAAAAGTGGAAACCTTGACTGGGGAAGTGGCAGAATTGCACAATGAAGAAATGGCTGAGCAACCGAAATATTTGTTTGTTCAACCAATAGGTTTCGTAGAAATCCAATGTGCACGACAGACATCCAAATTGGAG gaggaaaccggagtaccggAAGAGAACGACTATAATCAA AGTGTTCCAGAGCATCATGGGGGGTCTCCACAGCGAGTAAAAAAGGATCATGCCTATGCTACTTCCAAGTTGATCAGATCTTCTGGCACGCTAAGTGGCAtgttcaaaaaaatgaaaaaagcgcCGGGGCTGGAAACAGAGCCATTTAATTCTTCTACTATTCACTTTGAGGATGACTTAGAAGCAAAAGAGCACAGAGCAGAATATCTACCTTCATCATCAGACACCTGTACGTCCGGTGACCGTGAACGTCATCTGCACGGTGCAGACCCAT ACACCAGTAAAAATGATCCTGATAGTGAGGAGCCAGAGCCACATGACCTTGAAGAGAATGACGAGCCAGCGCCCCACCACATTAAACAGGAAGAGGAGCCTTACAGTAGGTTGGAAGTAGTACAGGTAGCCCAACACATTCAAAAAGAAGAGGAACCAGAACTCCATCATTTTAATCTAGAAGAGGAGCCACAACCACCCCACAAAGAAGACGAAGCAGTGCCAGAACCTCCTCGAACTGGAGCCTCACACATTAAAGTGGAAGGCCATGAGGCTGAGTCAACTAATTTTCCATTAACTGTCATTCTGAAGACTGAATATGATGAGGATGAAAGTGCTGAAAATCAAAGTGACGAACTAGGAGCAGGCACTTTCCCGGCAAATTGTACAGCAAGTGCTGATGGCGCCACAACCCGACAGCCAAATATGGAAACAAGAGTCGCCACAAATAGTGTGGAAACTTCAATAAATGTAGCGCAACCGTCCAGAGTAAATGAGGTTTTCAAGGTTCACGcagtgaaaaaaagactttcacCAAAATTGGATAATTCAGTCAAGTCACTGTTGatgacaccttttaaaaaaagaacccttacAGAGAAACTCCAAGTGAAAGAACGTGGACCTCATCAGCCGGACATCCAGATGAATCAGCACTTTAAAGACAAGGGGGCGAATTGCACACACACTTTTTCCAAGACCTGGTTCGCCAACAAGGCTTGGCTAACCGGATGCAGTGAGACCAATGCTTTATTTTGCTTTCCGTGTCTCCTTTTTCAAATGCCGCAATCCGACCCGTTGTGGATTAAGACAGGATTGACTGATTTAAAACACTTTGACGAGGAAGCAAAGAATCACGAACTAACTACCATCCACGTGGAAAACGCATTGCGACTAGCCATGTTCGGAAAAGCAAGCATAGCATGTCAGCTGGACGAAAGCTACCGGTTAGGGATTCGCAAAAACAATGAGGTGGTGGACAAAAACAGGCAGATGCTGTCAGAAATAATTGACCGCATCAAGTTCTGCGATGCCTTTGAATTTTCCCTGCACAACCAGAACGAAAGCAAAGGCTTTGAGAATCCTGCTGTTTTTCGAGTGTTGGTAGATTTTGCTGCGGCACTGGAAACGGATCTTCATGAGCACCTACAGAACATAGTGTTCGAGGGAATTTCCAAGACCCTACAGAATGAACTCCTCGACTGCATGTCGTTAGTTTTAAGAGAGGGCATCGTGGAAGAAATCCAGAGCGCCGATTATGTCTCGATCCAGGCCGACCAGATAATGGACATTTCTGCTCAGTGTCATCTGGCGCTCGTTTTCCGCTACATTGACAAATCCCACGATGTTCACGAAAGGCTTTTTGAGTTGATGCCTCTCCGACACGCCACAACCGATTCCATCGCCACAATGCTGCTGGATCAGTTGAGTGTCGTCATTCCGGATCACCAGAAGAAAAAGCTAATTTGCCAAGCGTATGACGGCTCGAGTGTCATTAACGACACTGTGAGTAGTGTGCCGAAGAAGATAGAGCACCTCTATGAAAATGCGCACTATATCCACAGCTACGCTCACCAACTTAACGACATCATGCAACAAGTGACTTCCTCTGACCCGCAAGTGACTAATTTCTTTTCAGATCTGGCACATTTctcaacctttttttcaaaatctccCAAGAGAATCGCTAAGCTTGATAATGCAGTGGCCCAAAGACTTCCAAGGGTGGGCAAAATCGAGTGGAACTTCCAAAGTCAGGCTGTCCTAACTGTTTTCCGGCACAAAGAGCACCTGCTCCAGTGTTTTGAAACAATCATTGAATCAGGAGAGTTTGATTCCAACACTGTGAGAGATGCCAGGGGGTTGGTGAGAATACTGGAGGATGACACTTTCAGCTTCTTCCTGAGACTGTTCCACCTCATCATGCTTCACATCAGCATTCTTGACAATCTACTCCAGGAGCAGCCCATCAACTCGATCTTCATTAAAGAAATAATGCAGAACTTCACTGACAGCATACACGCAGCCAG GGATTCCCTTCCTTCCCTAGGTGAAGAACACCGTTGCAGTTTACCTTCACTGGCCAAAAGACACCAAACACTGGGCCAAGGTGATCATCAGATGGTAGCTACAAAG GTCTGCAACACCATCTTGAACCTTGCAAAAGAGAGATTTGCTTTCACGACGCACCTGATCAGTGCTACGCTGTTGCTAGCAGATAGATACGAGCACTACTGCAGCAATTTCCCTGAAATGGCACTAAACTCCACAGTGGAGGCTTACCCACTGCTCAACAAGAACAAGCTGAAAATGGAATTGGGTGTGATTTACGGCAACGATGAGTTCAGGAACTGCAAAAGTGTCGTGGCACTGTACCAGCTCTTCATGAGGAACGGTCTTCAGGACACCTTCTCTGAGACTGTGACTCTGCTCAAGATCCTCATCACTATTCCTATGATGACGACGGAATCAGACCGGTGCTTCTCCACGCTGAAGAAAATCAAGACATTCCTCCAGAACGCCGTTTCGCACAATCATCTCAATGCGTTAGCTGTGATCGCTATGGAGAGGAATTTTATCAAAAGCATCCCAGATTTTAACCACAGAGTCATTGAGAAGTTTTCTTCCCATTTTGAAAGGGGTACATTTACATATAAAAAGTAG